DNA sequence from the Methylacidiphilum kamchatkense Kam1 genome:
CCCAAAAGCCTCTTTTGCTTGTTATTGGCCAACTCTTTATAGACAAATTTGTGTCAGTGGCACCTGTGAAAAAACTAGCTATGAATTGTCCCTTCGTTATTTCCGAACGAGACCTTTCTTAAGCCAAATTTCTGCCTATACTTCTCCACAAAGTCAACCCATTCCATCTGATAGAACCTATATGGAAACTCTTTTCGATCAAAATAAAGCCAAATACGCATCCCTAACCGTTCCTATGCCTGACAACTGGGGAGGATATCGACTAATTCCAGAAAAAGTAGAATTTTGGCAAGGCAGAGAAAATCGTTTCCATGACCGTTTTCTTTATTCCAAAGAAGCTTCGGGCCAATGGAAAATTGAACGTCTGGCTCCTTAGCAGATAATGAAAAGAAATTTTATTTTATGATTGACAAAAATTTTTATCTTAAGTTCTTCTATAAGAAAGAACTTTAACAATTAACCCATATGGATAAGTAAAACAAGTTAACTAACAAAGGCATTACTCTATATGAAAAAACAATTTTACAAAGCTATTGTTCTAGGAATTTCCTCTCTTTTTTTCTCATCTTCTCTTTTTGCTCAAGATATAATGAAAGATGGAAAGAAGTTTTATGAAATGAATTGTGCTGCTTGCCATCAACCGACAGGTACGGGTGTGCCTGGGGTTTACCCTCCTTTAGCCGGTTCAAAACTCGTTAATGGGGGATCAAAAAGAGTTGTTGCTATTATTTTAAATGGCTTGCAAGGGCCCTTTAAGGTCGATGGCACTCAATACAACGGAGTGATGCAACCCTGGAAAGCCATATTATCCGACGATCGGATTGCTGCGGTGGCAACCTACATTAGACAATCATGGGGAAACAAAGGAACTCCAGTAACGGTTGAACAAGTCAAAGCTGCTAGAGAAGAATATAAAAGTCGAACAGCTCCTTTGAGTGAAGCAGACGTTAATGCTATCCCTGATGAGGATATAAAGCCTTAAAAACGATTCTTTAGAGAGAGTATTGCTTAGATGGAAGCAAGCAATAGGAGTGGGGAAGTTGCGGGTCGAATCGTTAAGCCCTAGTTAAAAACTAGGGCTTTTGTAGTGTGAAAACAGAAATGGTAGAATAAACTAAAGTCTTTGAATTGGGAAGGCTATTGTTGGCTTCGAGTTCTAATAACTCTGCTCTGTAGGAGAGCTCAAGGTTAGAGTACTAGATTTTCTTTTCTCATCCAATCTATTTTATCGATCTATACCACGCATACCATTCTACTTTAAATTTCTCGTCGATTTTCCAAACATTTTCAAATTGCCACCGCACTTTTCCTTTTTCTAATTGATATCCTTTTGGATATATAGAGAAAAAGCTCCCATAGATCCATTGCAGATAGAAAGGAGAATTTGTTTTACCAATCGCTGGGATTGACCGAGCGATCCCTGAAAGATCAAAAGTAAATGAAATTTCATTGAAGGGGGGAGAACCACTACCAGTAACTCCAACATTGTTTATATACTCGAAAGAATCTTTAGTAGCAGAGGTAGCCAATACAAGAAACTCAGCCTGCAAAAGCGTTTTCACTGTTTTATTTTTAGGCCAATAGATATCTGCTGCCCAAAAATATTGACAGTTGTGTTTTGTTTTTACATAGAACCAATTCCACTGGCTGATCTGTTTTCGAATGATAGGAACAGTGACTCCGTCAACCCAATATTTCATCCACAAAGCAGGAAATCTTGGATCCTCTTCAAAAATTGGAACATTCTTTTCCCAATGCTCATAATCATAGGTATGCACCTCGTATTGTTGAGTAAAAATCACATGAGCTTGTAAAGTTCCAGGTTGGTTTGGACTGGGTAAAAGAATAAGTTGAGCGTAACTGTCCAATCGACTCTTGTGAAAAGATTTTTCTAAGGTCTGTTCAAAGGCTTTACAACAAAAACATAAAAAAAATAAAGAAATTAAAGATAGGATCTCCTTTTGAACAATCATTAAAAAGAATATTTTCCATATGTTACGATTTTCTTCTCTGCTCTTTTGGATGATTCATTTTTATTTTAAGTGTTTTAAGCTTTTTGAGTTCTTGCTTTGATTTCACTGCCAAAGGCCCTTTTGATCTGTTTGATTTAATGCTGTGTGAAAGGCCATGAGCGGTTGTATGCAATTTAGCTTTAAAGACTCCATTGTTTTCAACTGATTTAAGATCATTCACTCTTCGATTCTTTTTCTGAGTATAAAGAGAAGGCAAAGAATTTTTTATTCCACTTTCTTCTCTTTTAACTTCAAAGATCTTCTCTTTGGTTAGAAGCTTGTACCCATTAGCCTGTGAGGCTGTTTTAGCCATTAAAATAGGATCGGTAGCATAAAAAACTGCACTCACTCTGCCTTCTACTGATTTTTTGGGGATGTAATTGCATTTTGCTCGTTGAGCCATAGCCACAAGAAAATCGTTTAGAGACATATCAAAAATCACGTATGGTTTATCATCATCAAGAGAATTATGTTGCAGCATTTCCTCTCCAGAGGTTAAATCTCTTTTTTTAAATCCAATATCGATATCCAAAGCGTTAGAAGAAAATGCTGATTCTTGAGGCTCTTGAGCAAGACAAAAGGAAAGATAAAAATAAGAAATCACAAAAATCTTAAGACTAGCTCTTTTCATGTTGTTGGAAAATATTAGAAAATGCGTATTAGGGGTTATCTTTTCAAAGAATTATAAATCTGGATCTCTCCATAGACACCCTGTTCATCCATCACAACCCTTGGCCAGGGGATTCTTACTTCTACTCCAGCTTGATCTTGCAGAACAAGAACGTTGCTTTCGATAGAAAGAACTTTAATTTTTTGCAATTGATTTAAGGTTCTTAACAAAAACACATCTCCAGGATGAAACACTCGGTTTCCAATGATAACTTCCTTGCCTTCTTGAAATCCTCGAATCGGGATACTTGAAGCAAGATCAGCTAGGGAATCCTTTGGATTATCCGCTGATGATCCAGTTAAAAATGTTCCTTGAACAGGAAGGCCAAAAGCATCAATGCCATTCGCAGGGAGAGGAACAGGTTTTCTGGTAGTCAAAGAAGAAATATTTGAATGGGAAATTGCATCACAGAATTGATCGTATTGCGAGTCATAGGTCTCGATGGGGTCCGTTTTCCTTATTAGCATTTTTCCTTCATCCAGTGTCTTCACTAATAAGAGAATAAAAGCGCCTAAAGGCATTAAAAATATTAAGGGATGGGCTGATAAAAATCTCCAAATAGGCAGTGGCAATTTAGGAATTAGGGAATGTGGGTCAGTGTGCTCTTGATTATTTTTTAAGAGAAGGAAAAGGTGAAAGAAGCTGAATTTTCTCATTGGTTTTCTCCATGGGTTTTAATGGATTCATTTTTGATGGCGATTGTTCAAAACCATTGCGTTTGTAAATAAACTCACAGTTTAGAGCTCCAGCATTCTGATTAATAGAAGGAGGAGTCAGTAAAATCGATACTGGAGTAAAATCAGGAAGTTCTTCGGAGCAAAATTCTAAAAACTGAACTACAGCTCCAGATCTTGCTTCGGCTCTAATGCCAATCCCCATAGGGTCATGAAAAATGCTTAATAGCCTAAAATCGTTTCTTTGCCTTTGAAAACGAGACAGAACATCAATCAATATGGCTTCTGTGCTCTGCTTTATCCTTGATTCATACCATATTTTAGAATCTCTAGCCTTTTTTTCTTGTGTAAAAACTCTATGAATATAATTTTCTGCTTGTTCATATTCCTTTTCCATCCTCAGCTTTTTGCGTGCTTCCTGTTGAACATAGCCAATGAGCACCTCAGAAAAAACCCAAGCCAGACCCAATAGACAAATAAAAAAAGAAACTCTCAGAATAAAATTTTTCATCGCAGATCTTCTTTAGAAAGAAAGCAAGTCAAAGTCGCTCTTATCTGCTCCTTTTTTTCTTTGGGCAGTTCAATATTGGAAAATTCGAATTTTATTTTTTTCCCCACACTCTTTTCAAAAGCCAGAGAAACAAGAGCACAGTAAAAACCTAAAGTTTCCATGCTATTTGGATCTTCAGAACGAACCTTCAGGGTGCACTTAATCCTACGAGAAGTATCAAGCAATTCCATGTGGAATTGCTCAATCTGTAGTCCAGGAACTGATGAAAAACAGACAGCAGCAACAAGATTAGCCGGATAGATTTCGTTAATAA
Encoded proteins:
- a CDS encoding c-type cytochrome: MKKQFYKAIVLGISSLFFSSSLFAQDIMKDGKKFYEMNCAACHQPTGTGVPGVYPPLAGSKLVNGGSKRVVAIILNGLQGPFKVDGTQYNGVMQPWKAILSDDRIAAVATYIRQSWGNKGTPVTVEQVKAAREEYKSRTAPLSEADVNAIPDEDIKP
- the pdxH gene encoding pyridoxamine 5'-phosphate oxidase; the protein is MSIMYLKEKQRDYFGTALSIEELDANPLRQFIKWYEVALETEPFEPNAVALATSNNQGETKVRFVLIKAIDDKGFLFFTNYSSIKGKHLEENPKASFACYWPTLYRQICVSGTCEKTSYELSLRYFRTRPFLSQISAYTSPQSQPIPSDRTYMETLFDQNKAKYASLTVPMPDNWGGYRLIPEKVEFWQGRENRFHDRFLYSKEASGQWKIERLAP